Part of the Desulfuromonadaceae bacterium genome, GGCAAAAGAGTTGGCACCTGCTGGAATTACATGCAATGTTATAGCGCCATCTATTTTAATGACTGATGCGGTTGATGCACTCGGCGATGAAATAGTCCAGAGGGTCTTAAATAAGTTGACTATTAGGCGCGCTGTAACAGTTGAAGAAGTATGCAATATTGTATCTTTTTTCTCTGCACCTGAGAGTCGTTGCATAACCGGACAGGTTATTCATATGGGATTGGTATGCTAATCGTTCCACCATTTTTCGTAGAACATGAATATGGCGGCTGTCGTATTTCCTGTCTTGTCACCGGAGAGCATTGGAAACAGAACGCCTATATCGTCACCGATAAAGCATCGACCAACACGATAGTTATCGATCCGGGCGATAGGGCTGATCTTATTATCGAGCACATTTCAGCCGTTAATGGGACATTGACGCATATTCTGTTGACTCACCCTCATCATGATCATGTTGGTGCGGTGTCGCAACTTTCGGATCACTATGGTCTGGCATGTGAGCTGCACAAACAGGACATTCGACTTTTAATGCAGGCCCCTATGTATGCAATGTCTTTTGCAAAGAAAAAAATGGGGGCTATCTCTCGTTTTCAGGCGTTTGAAGAGCTTATCATAAGCCATAAAGGTTTAAATCTACGGTCACTTCACACCCCTGGTCACACAAAAGGGAGTACCTGTTATTTTTTTGAGGAATCTGGTTTTGTTTTTACAGGTGACACAATAATTTATCAATATATTGGGCGGACTGATTTGCCGGGCAGCAGTTTGCCAGCGCTAAATGACTCCATTAATAGTCTGTTTGCTGAACTCCCTGACAAGACAGTAATTTTCCCTGGTCACGGTAAGCCATGGAGAGTGAAGGACGCTAAAGAATGGTGGAATCAAGTGTTCATATCTCCCCCTCAGCATAACCAGTTTATCCATATGTAACGCCGAAAAACAGAAGGAGTTGTTTCAGTGATGAATGTAAAAATTCTTGACATTGAATATGTACTGCCAGAAAACGTTGTTACGAATAACGATCTACATAATGAAAATCCAAATTGGGATATGCGGAATGTAGAAATAAAGTCAGGTGTGTTACAGAGGCATATTGCAAAAGAGGGTGAAACTTCTTTTGACCTAGCTGCACGGGCCTGTAACAAACTATTTCAGGATGGACGTCATGACAAAACGGAGATAGATGCAATCATATTTTGTACCCAAACTCCCGATTATGTCATGCCGTCCAATGCCTTTCTGTTGCATGAATACTTGAATCTGAATGAAAATGTGTTGGCATTCGATTACAACTTAGCATGTTCCGGTTACGTTTATGGATTGGCAATAGCACGGGCGCTTATTTTGGCAGGAACCGCCACAAAGGTCTTGCTGGCCACAGGGGACACCTATTCGCGTTATATCAATTCTGGAGATCGTTCAGCACGGGTGCTCTTTGGCGACGGGGCTGCTGTCTCACTCATTACTGCCAGCGATGCAGAAGATGGAATTGTCGATGTAATGCTAGCGACCTCTGGCAAGAACCACCGCAAGTTTTATATCCCCGCGGGAGGGTGCCGACTTTCGAAGGTCGTTAATCCAGCTGTTGAAATCGATGGAAGCGGCAACATCCGCACTGCCAACGATATTCACATGGACGGCATGGCGGTTTGGAGTTTCATTCAGTCCACGGTGCCTAAGCAAATTCGGAGTTTGATGGAAAAGCATGGTCTCTCTGCTGAGGATATTGATCAATTTGTTTTCCATCAGGCGAGCAAAATGACCCTTGAGGCTTTAACCAAATCCTTGCGGTTGAATGAAAGCAAAGTGTATATGAACCTTTCCCAAACCGGAAATCTCGTTTCTGCGTCATTACCGGTCGCACTCAAGAACGCAATGGCCGAGGGGCGAATTCAACCAGGGAATTTGATTCTTATGTCCGGTTTTGGTGTTGGGCTCTCTTGGGGATCGCTGTTGATGAAGGTTTAACTTCTGGGGATGATGCATGGCTGCAATTGAAACAATAATCAACCGGATGAGCGCTAAGGTTGCTTCCCCTGCTCTTCATTGGCAAGGACGAGAATACACTTATCACGAATTTTCGGCGATGATCGAAATGTGGGATACCCGGCTTCGCGAGTATGGTGTGTCAGCTGGTGTTGTCTGCGGGTTTCTTGGAGAGTATTCTCCGCAGGTGTGTGCCCTTATTTTTTCACTTATGAAGGCTAAAGCCATCCTTGTGCCTTTTACATCTGCTATTGAACATGAATTGCCTGAGTTTATTAAACTTGCTGGAGTCACGTGTTTATTCCGGTTCGGAACGGATGACACCTGGACGTTTGAGACCTGCCCTAACCCTGCTCAGAATAATCTGGTAAAAACTTTTAGTGAGAGGGAAGTGCCCGGTTTGATCGTATTCACCTCAGGTTCCACCGGCAAACCTAAAGGTATATTGCAGGATTGCGAACGGGTCATGCACAAGTTTGTTGACGAACGACGTGGATGGCGAACCCTGCTCTTCTTGATGATGGATCATTTCGGCGGATTCAATACTCTGCTCTCCACCTTTGCCTACAGCGGAACCGGTATCTGTTTGCCGGATCGAAATCCGGAAACGGTCTGCCGCGTTATTGAACAATCTCGTGCCACCCTCCTCCCTGTGACCCCTACTTTTATCAATCTCTTGATCGCCTCGCGCTGTTACAGGCAATACGACCTGTCTTCGATCAAGCTGATTACCTACGGTACTGAAGTTATGCCGGCAACCACGCTTAATCTGGCGAAAGAGATCTTCCCTAACGCTCAGATCAAACAGACCTACGGATTGTCGGAACTCGGTGTGTTGCGATCAAAATCTGAAGGGGATGACTCTGTCTGGGTGCAAATCGGCGGCACCGGGTTTGAAACGAAGATTGTGGACGATATCCTCTGGATCAGATCTGAAGCCAATATGGTCGGTTATCTGAACGCGCCAACCCCCTTCGATGCTGATGGATGGATGTGTACCGGAGATCACGTCGAGGTGCGTGGTGATTACATGCGCATTCTTGGCCGTAAATCGGAGATGATCAATGTTGGAGGGCAAAAGGTCTTCCCCTCCGAGATAGAGAATGTCCTGCTACAGGCTGACAATATTCAAGATGTCACGGTTTTTGGTGTTCCTCATCCGGTTATGGGGTATGTCGTTAAAGCCAGGATCTCCCTGTATGAACCCGAGGAACAATTTTCATTGGTCGAGCGGCTGCGTAAGTTTTGTATGGAAAGAATGGCAAGGTACAAAGTCCCGGTTAAATATGAAATAGTGAATGATTCTGAGCACCGCAATCAAAGATTCAAGAAAATACGTAAAGAGACATTACAACAAGAATAACAGGCGATTAGGCGATGGTTGGCAGAGATCAGACCCCGCACATTTTTTGAGTCACTATATCTGAGGACACTATTATGATACTCAAGGGGAAACTAGTAACTCTTCGGCCAATAACTGAAAATGATGCCAATATGACTTTCGCCTGGAGGCACAGTGATCGTGCGAAATTACTGCAGCGGGGCTCAAATACTATTGATGAACAGCGAGCATGGATTAATGCAAAGCTTAAAACCGATGAGCTTAACTTCATAATAGAATATAAAGATAAACCTGTCGGTATGATTGCTTTGCTCGACATAAATGATACCCATAAGTCTGTCCAGATGGGGAGACTGCTCATTGGCGATGAAGGGTGGGTCGCGAATGCACCTGTCGCTTTTGAGGCGGATCTTCTCCTTTGTGATTATGCTTTTGATATTTTGAAAATGCATAAAATATATGGCGATGTCATGGAAGAGAATGATGGCATGTTAAGAACTCGTTACTATCTTGGTTATAAAAAAGATGGTTTGTTACGTGACCATTATAATTATGACGGCGTCTACAAAAATACAGTTGCAGTGTCGTTGCTCGAAGATGAATACAGGAAAACATGCCGACCAAGGCTTATGCAGTTAATATCAGTATTCTCAAAATATTGTTAGTTAATGAGAGAACGATTAGGAGCTAGTTGTGGGTATAGAAAAATGCAAAGCTATAGAGCTTCCGAAAATTACCGATCCACGCGGCAACCTGACCTTCATTGAGGCCGGTCGACATGTCCCCTTTGCCATTCAGCGGGTTTACTATCTTTATGACGTCCCCGGCGGTGCCGAACGCGGCGGTCATGCCCATAAAGATCTACATCAACTCATCATCGCCATGTCAGGGAGCTTTGATGTGGTACTGGATGACGGGAACAATAAAAAACGTTTTCACCTGAACCGCTCCTACTATGGACTCTATGTCTGCCCGATGATCTGGCGCGAACTCGATAACTTCTCTTCTGGCTCCGTCAGCATGGTCCTGGCCTCAAATTATTACGAAGAGTCCGACTATTTACGGGATTATCAGGAATTTCTGACAGCTGTCGAGGTGAAACGATGAACGTCCCCTTCCTCGACTTGAAGGGCACCTACGCGGAACTGCAGACAGAACTCGATGCCGCGCACCAACGGGTGATGGAGTCGGGCTGGTATGTTCTTGGCCAGGAAGTCGAGGCTTTTGAGGACGAATTTGCTGCCTACTGCGGCACGAAATTCTGCATCGGGGTCGGTAATGGCCTCGATGCACTGCATCTGATCTTGCGCGGGTACGATATCGGTCGTGGTGATGAGGTGATCGTTCCGACCAATACCTACATTGCAACTTGGCTGGCTGTGAGTTACGCGGGGGCCACTCCGGTACCGGTAGAACCAGACCTTACGACTTGCAATCTTGATCCGCGTTTCCTGGAAGCAGCAATTACCCCTCAGACCAAGGCGATCATCGCAGTACACCTATATGGTCAGCCAGCAGCGATGGATGCAATCAATGCGATTGCGTCCCATCATCGTCTCAAAGTGATTGAGGATGCGGCCCAGGCCCATGGTGCACGGTATAATGGCTGTCGCACCGGCAACCTCGGCGACGCGGCGGGGTTCAGCTTCTATCCTGGTAAGAACCTCGGGGCGTTCGGCGATGGAGGGGCAATCACCACCAATGATGACACGCTGGCTGAACGGGTTCGCACCCTACGCAATTACGGCTCGAAAGTGAAGTACTATAACGAAATCAAGGGTTACAATTCGCGACTTGATGAGCTACAGGCAGCATTCCTCCGGGTGAAGTTGAACCACCTTGACGAATGGAATCAACGGCGAGGTGAAATCGCGAGGCGCTATTTGACAGAGCTGGAAGGGCTCCCAGGCCTGTCCCTTCCGCATGTTACGACTGCGACCAAGCCTGTTTGGCATCTCTTTGTTGTGCAGAGTTGCAAGCGGGATGCTCTTCAAAAATACCTTAACTCTAATGGCATCCAGACGATGATCCATTATCCGATCCCACCACACTTGAGTGAAGCTTATGCTAAAGAGTTTCGCCCCGATCAATTCCCTGTGGCGGAACAATTGGCTGCCACAGTCCTGAGTTTGCCAATGGGCCCCCACCTCTCACTTGCCGTTGCCGACCGAGTCATCGAAGTGGTCAAAGCGGGCGCCTGATGAGTAGAATGCTGAAGTCGATCGGTAAATCCAGCGTCGGTATGGTGGCGAATCTGATCTTCGGAGCCGTGGCCATGAAGATCATTGCCGTCATGCTGGGCCCATCTGGAGTCGGCTTGTTCTCTTTACTGAGGCAGGCGCAAAAGACAGCTACGACCTTGGTCAGTTTCGGGGGAGAGACGGCGCTGATCCAGGGGTTGGCCAGCCGGAATGAGGAGGAGCGGGGGCTTTATGCCTTTAACGCGCTGATCTTCTTTATCGTGGGCGCGGTGGCGGTCTCCGCGATCTTTGTCTGCTTTGCCCCGCAACTGGCAGTCCTGATCATCGGTACCCAGGAACAACAGACGGTCACGATGGTGCGCTGGCTGGCTGTTCCGGCAGTTATTGGTGGAGCGGTCGTCTTTTTGAAGGGGATCCTTAACGGTTTTCGGGCCATCGGCAGGTTGGCCGTCGTTGATGTGACCATTGTCGCAGTAACGCTGGCGTTGGTATTTCCGGCAGCCAGGTTGGTGGCTGCTGGCCACGGAGTCGCATTTGTTGCCTTGTTGAGCGCAGGGTTGGCTGCTGGTGCCGTGTACGCACTTTTGATGGTCTGGCACGGGCGTTGGCTGCACCTGTTCGGCGGTGAATCCTGCCGCTACGATCCTGCTTCAAAACGCCATTTCTTCCGGATCGGCAGCGTGACCCTGATCACGGGACTGGCCGGAGCTGGATCAATCTTGGCCGTGCGTGCGGTAATCGTCCATCATGTCGGCCTGTCCGGCGCTGGGATATTCGATGTCGCATGGACAATCAGCACGATGTACTTGATGGTCATACTTACCTCTTTCAACGCCTATTATCTCCCAAACCTGAGCGCTTTGTCCGATACGGGCGGTCGGAATGACCTGATCCGGAAAATGATGCTGGTATCGATCGGCTTGTCGGTGCCGCTGATTGTCTCCGTGGTCGCGCTCAGACCGTTTATAGTTTCCCTGCTCTATACGAATGAATTTTCCCCTGCTCTGAAGATGTTGCGGTGGATGCTAATCGGTGATTATTTTAAGGTGACAAGCTGGGTGCTGTCGACTTCGATGGTGGCTTACGCCGATATGAAGACTTTCTTCCTGTCGGAGGTTGTGTGGAGCCTGCTCTTTTTTGTGCTGTCTTTCGTCATAGTTCTTCATTTCAGTGAGATAGAACTGCTTGGGCTAATTTTTTCGGTGCTTTATTTTGCTTATTTTATATTCAATATTTATTACGTCAGGATCAGATTTGATGTGGTCTTGTCGCCAAGCATTTATGTTACTTTGTCGCTCGGTTTGCTGCTGGTTCTGATCGCTTCCGTTGTTTGCTGGGATGACACAACCGTCGATTTGACAAAAACCGCGATGCTGATAACGGTTTCCACGGCTCCGGTGTTGTGGACGCTTATCAGGAGAATGCGAGGTGCTCATGTCTGATAAAGTGGGAAGGCGGATTGTGACGTGCCCACTGGTTTCGATCCTGATTGTCACATACAATCAGGCAGAGTACATTGGCGAAACCTTGGAAAGTGCGATTGCCCAAGATGATGGCAATCTTGAAATCGTCGTAGCCGACGATGC contains:
- a CDS encoding ketoacyl-ACP synthase III; the encoded protein is MNVKILDIEYVLPENVVTNNDLHNENPNWDMRNVEIKSGVLQRHIAKEGETSFDLAARACNKLFQDGRHDKTEIDAIIFCTQTPDYVMPSNAFLLHEYLNLNENVLAFDYNLACSGYVYGLAIARALILAGTATKVLLATGDTYSRYINSGDRSARVLFGDGAAVSLITASDAEDGIVDVMLATSGKNHRKFYIPAGGCRLSKVVNPAVEIDGSGNIRTANDIHMDGMAVWSFIQSTVPKQIRSLMEKHGLSAEDIDQFVFHQASKMTLEALTKSLRLNESKVYMNLSQTGNLVSASLPVALKNAMAEGRIQPGNLILMSGFGVGLSWGSLLMKV
- a CDS encoding FdtA/QdtA family cupin domain-containing protein, whose translation is MGIEKCKAIELPKITDPRGNLTFIEAGRHVPFAIQRVYYLYDVPGGAERGGHAHKDLHQLIIAMSGSFDVVLDDGNNKKRFHLNRSYYGLYVCPMIWRELDNFSSGSVSMVLASNYYEESDYLRDYQEFLTAVEVKR
- a CDS encoding DegT/DnrJ/EryC1/StrS family aminotransferase translates to MNVPFLDLKGTYAELQTELDAAHQRVMESGWYVLGQEVEAFEDEFAAYCGTKFCIGVGNGLDALHLILRGYDIGRGDEVIVPTNTYIATWLAVSYAGATPVPVEPDLTTCNLDPRFLEAAITPQTKAIIAVHLYGQPAAMDAINAIASHHRLKVIEDAAQAHGARYNGCRTGNLGDAAGFSFYPGKNLGAFGDGGAITTNDDTLAERVRTLRNYGSKVKYYNEIKGYNSRLDELQAAFLRVKLNHLDEWNQRRGEIARRYLTELEGLPGLSLPHVTTATKPVWHLFVVQSCKRDALQKYLNSNGIQTMIHYPIPPHLSEAYAKEFRPDQFPVAEQLAATVLSLPMGPHLSLAVADRVIEVVKAGA
- a CDS encoding long-chain fatty acid--CoA ligase, whose product is MAAIETIINRMSAKVASPALHWQGREYTYHEFSAMIEMWDTRLREYGVSAGVVCGFLGEYSPQVCALIFSLMKAKAILVPFTSAIEHELPEFIKLAGVTCLFRFGTDDTWTFETCPNPAQNNLVKTFSEREVPGLIVFTSGSTGKPKGILQDCERVMHKFVDERRGWRTLLFLMMDHFGGFNTLLSTFAYSGTGICLPDRNPETVCRVIEQSRATLLPVTPTFINLLIASRCYRQYDLSSIKLITYGTEVMPATTLNLAKEIFPNAQIKQTYGLSELGVLRSKSEGDDSVWVQIGGTGFETKIVDDILWIRSEANMVGYLNAPTPFDADGWMCTGDHVEVRGDYMRILGRKSEMINVGGQKVFPSEIENVLLQADNIQDVTVFGVPHPVMGYVVKARISLYEPEEQFSLVERLRKFCMERMARYKVPVKYEIVNDSEHRNQRFKKIRKETLQQE
- a CDS encoding GNAT family N-acetyltransferase, which translates into the protein MILKGKLVTLRPITENDANMTFAWRHSDRAKLLQRGSNTIDEQRAWINAKLKTDELNFIIEYKDKPVGMIALLDINDTHKSVQMGRLLIGDEGWVANAPVAFEADLLLCDYAFDILKMHKIYGDVMEENDGMLRTRYYLGYKKDGLLRDHYNYDGVYKNTVAVSLLEDEYRKTCRPRLMQLISVFSKYC
- a CDS encoding MBL fold metallo-hydrolase, with the protein product MLIVPPFFVEHEYGGCRISCLVTGEHWKQNAYIVTDKASTNTIVIDPGDRADLIIEHISAVNGTLTHILLTHPHHDHVGAVSQLSDHYGLACELHKQDIRLLMQAPMYAMSFAKKKMGAISRFQAFEELIISHKGLNLRSLHTPGHTKGSTCYFFEESGFVFTGDTIIYQYIGRTDLPGSSLPALNDSINSLFAELPDKTVIFPGHGKPWRVKDAKEWWNQVFISPPQHNQFIHM
- a CDS encoding oligosaccharide flippase family protein — protein: MLKSIGKSSVGMVANLIFGAVAMKIIAVMLGPSGVGLFSLLRQAQKTATTLVSFGGETALIQGLASRNEEERGLYAFNALIFFIVGAVAVSAIFVCFAPQLAVLIIGTQEQQTVTMVRWLAVPAVIGGAVVFLKGILNGFRAIGRLAVVDVTIVAVTLALVFPAARLVAAGHGVAFVALLSAGLAAGAVYALLMVWHGRWLHLFGGESCRYDPASKRHFFRIGSVTLITGLAGAGSILAVRAVIVHHVGLSGAGIFDVAWTISTMYLMVILTSFNAYYLPNLSALSDTGGRNDLIRKMMLVSIGLSVPLIVSVVALRPFIVSLLYTNEFSPALKMLRWMLIGDYFKVTSWVLSTSMVAYADMKTFFLSEVVWSLLFFVLSFVIVLHFSEIELLGLIFSVLYFAYFIFNIYYVRIRFDVVLSPSIYVTLSLGLLLVLIASVVCWDDTTVDLTKTAMLITVSTAPVLWTLIRRMRGAHV